One region of bacterium genomic DNA includes:
- a CDS encoding TerB family tellurite resistance protein yields the protein MFEALRKLMTQDVTAVAGDVANADHRRRLATAALLLEVAWADDTAAGAERASIAGILGDRFGLDARESSALMDAAEAHRHDATDLYNTTSLLRTALTRQELRDVLEALWRVVYADGVLDAHEDALLHRISRMLGLDHAELIALKLKVRDGPTD from the coding sequence TGTTCGAAGCGTTGCGCAAGCTGATGACGCAGGACGTGACGGCCGTGGCGGGCGACGTCGCCAACGCCGACCATCGCCGCCGCCTGGCCACCGCCGCGCTGCTGCTGGAGGTGGCCTGGGCCGACGACACCGCCGCCGGCGCCGAGAGGGCCTCGATCGCCGGCATCCTCGGCGACCGCTTCGGTCTCGACGCGCGGGAATCGTCCGCGCTCATGGACGCCGCCGAAGCGCACCGCCACGACGCGACCGACCTCTACAACACCACCAGCCTGCTGCGCACCGCGCTGACGAGGCAGGAGCTGCGCGACGTCCTGGAGGCGCTGTGGCGCGTCGTGTACGCCGACGGCGTGCTCGACGCCCACGAGGACGCCCTGCTGCACCGCATCTCCCGGATGCTCGGGCTCGACCACGCCGAACTCATCGCGCTGAAGCTCAAGGTGCGCGACGGTCCCACCGACTGA